The sequence below is a genomic window from Rudanella lutea DSM 19387.
CGACGCCGATTGGTCTCGTCGATGGCCTTCTGCATGGAGCCCGTAATGGTATCGGCATACATGAGCACCTTACCGTTGGCGTTTCGGGCGGCCCGGCCGATAGTCTGAATCAACGACCGGATGTCGCGCAGGAACCCTTCTTTGTCGGCATCCATAATCGCTACCAGCGACACCTCAGGTAAGTCGAGACCCTCGCGCAACAAGTTTACCCCCACGAGTACATCGAACGCACCGAGCCGGAGGTCGCGCAGAATCTCGACCCGATCGAGGGTTTTGACCTCGGAGTGAATGTAGCGGGTTTTGATACCCACCCGCTCCAGGTACTTACTCAGCTCCTCGGCCATACGCTTGGTAAGCGTGGTCACCAGCACCCGCTCCTGCCGTTTGATGCGGGCGTCGATTTCTTCGAGCAGATCATCAATCTGGTTCAGGCTGGGGCGTACCTGAATTTCGGGGTCGAGCAGTCCCGTTGGTCGAATGAGCTGCTCAACCACTACACCCTCACTTTTGCGGAGTTCGTAGTCCGATGGCGTAGCCGACACGTAAATGGTTTGGCCGGCCAGATCTTCAAACTCCTGAAACGTCAGCGGTCGGTTATCCATGGCGCTCGGCAGCCGGAAGCCGTAGTCGACCAGGGCGGTTTTGCGGGAGCGGTCGCCCCCCCACATGGCCCGGATCTGCGGGATGGTCACGTGGCTCTCGTCTACCACGAGCAGAAAATCGTCGGGGAAATAATCGAGCAAACAGAACGGGCGTTGGCCGGGTTTGCGCCGGTCAAAGTAACGCGAATAGTTTTCGATGCCGGAGCAGTAGCCCAACTCGCGCATCATTTCGAGGTCGAACTCCGTACGCTCTTTGATACGCTCAGCCTCCTGCTCGCGAAACTCGCTCTCGAAATACCGAATCTGCGCCACCAAATCGTCCTGAATTTCATGAATAGCCCCATTGAGCGTGTCGCGGCCGGTCACAAACAGGTTGGCCGGAAAAATGGTCACCAGCCGCTCTTCGGAGATTTTTTTACCCGATGCCGGGTCGATCCGCTGAATAGTTTCGATTTCGTCGCCGAAGAAGATAATGCGGTAGGCAAAATCGGCGTAGGCCACAAATACGTCGACGGTATCGCCTTTGACCCGAAAGTTACCCCGTTGAAATTCGCCCTCGGTACGGCTATACAGAATCTCGACGAGCTTATGCAAAAACTGGTTGCGGCTCATGGTCTCGCCCACCCCGATCCGAACCACGTTGTTTTTAAACTCTTCCGGGTTGCCCATACCGTAAATGCACGACACCGACGCCACCACCACCACATCGCGCCGGCCACTCATCAGAGCCGACGTAGCCGCCAACCGCAGCTTGTCGATTTCCTCGTTAATGGCCAAGTCCTTCTCGATGTACGTATTGGTGGTCGCGATATACGCTTCGGGCTGGTAGTAGTCGTAGTATGAGATAAAGTACTCGACGGCATTGTTGGGAAAAAACTGTTTGAATTCGCCGTAGAGCTGAGCCGCCAGGGTTTTGTTGTGGCTCAGTATGAGCGTAGGTCTATTTAATTGCTGGATCACATTGGCTACTGTAAATGTTTTGCCCGACCCCGTGACCCCCAGCAATACCTGAGCGGGTTCACCTTCCCGAATCCCTTTGATCAGTTCGCTAATTGCTTTGGGCTGATCGCCGGTGGGTTGAAATTCAGAAGTTAGTTCAAAGTTCATCAGCGTTGGTTGTCGTTCAGCCCCGCTTTTCGTTCGCGGGGAGAATCTGGCTAATTTACGAAAAAACCCCTTTTTTGCCAAAGGGGTTTTCGAAATACGGGCACCGTACCGAGTGGCCTGGCTTCCTTACCAAAACCTTATTTTCGACGAACCAACCCATCTGCCGACGCGCATTGGCATCAGACGGGTAAACAAATAGTAAAGGTGGTCCCCTGCCCGGCGGTGCTTTCTACATCCATAGTGCCTCCGTGCCCTTTGGTCACAATATCATAGCTTAAACTCAGGCCCAGGCCGTTTCGGCTTTTTGCCGCTGCGCGCTGATCTCGTCACGTTGTTTCTGAAGCAACCCATTCGCTTTTTGTTTGTGTCGATTGTTTCGGAACAGAATCAGGGCAATCAGCTGGAGCAGCGGGTAATCGATGAGAATTTGTACGCTGATCGCAACAAGATTGAACGCTATTTTAACCGCTTAAAACAGTATCGCCGGGTAGCAACTCGCTACGAAAAAACAGCCGGCAGCTTCTTGGCGATTGTTCATATGGCTTCAAGTATGATTTTGTTGCTCTGATTGTCCACACACTCTAAAGGTATAAAACTTAAGTAAAAGCATCACTCATCGACTACCAGAGCCAGCAGCCCGCCTTTTACGGCCATGCGTGATACCTTCCGATGGGGCAGGTTGTCGGGGAGTTGTACCTCGCGCCATTGCCTGGTTTTAGCGTCGAACGACCAGAGCTCGGTGCCCCGGCTTTCGAGCAGGGTGCCGGTGGCTGTCCAGGCGTTGTAGTGTTCGCAGTCGGGGTCGCTTTCGGTCAGGTCGCGCACCTGTCGGCGGGTAGGATCGTACAGCCGGATCAGCCATTTCGGGCCCACCTGCTGCACAAAACTCAGGGCTTTTCGGCCCGGCACCGGGTGCAGCGAACGGCCAATTTGCGTGGCCAGAACGGTATCTTGCCCGGTTTTG
It includes:
- the uvrB gene encoding excinuclease ABC subunit UvrB, which encodes MNFELTSEFQPTGDQPKAISELIKGIREGEPAQVLLGVTGSGKTFTVANVIQQLNRPTLILSHNKTLAAQLYGEFKQFFPNNAVEYFISYYDYYQPEAYIATTNTYIEKDLAINEEIDKLRLAATSALMSGRRDVVVVASVSCIYGMGNPEEFKNNVVRIGVGETMSRNQFLHKLVEILYSRTEGEFQRGNFRVKGDTVDVFVAYADFAYRIIFFGDEIETIQRIDPASGKKISEERLVTIFPANLFVTGRDTLNGAIHEIQDDLVAQIRYFESEFREQEAERIKERTEFDLEMMRELGYCSGIENYSRYFDRRKPGQRPFCLLDYFPDDFLLVVDESHVTIPQIRAMWGGDRSRKTALVDYGFRLPSAMDNRPLTFQEFEDLAGQTIYVSATPSDYELRKSEGVVVEQLIRPTGLLDPEIQVRPSLNQIDDLLEEIDARIKRQERVLVTTLTKRMAEELSKYLERVGIKTRYIHSEVKTLDRVEILRDLRLGAFDVLVGVNLLREGLDLPEVSLVAIMDADKEGFLRDIRSLIQTIGRAARNANGKVLMYADTITGSMQKAIDETNRRRAIQMAYNEEHGITPTTVLKSRESILGQTKVADSKPKQFYVEPEEIRIAADPVVQYMGKSDLEQLIRETQTRMEKAAKELDFMEAARLRDELFQLRDKLKKEKA